From the Glandiceps talaboti chromosome 10, keGlaTala1.1, whole genome shotgun sequence genome, one window contains:
- the LOC144440733 gene encoding beta-1,4 N-acetylgalactosaminyltransferase 1-like: MGTVAFRTTWLILLLFGIIGIVVTVWYTTIEDMEWRILKNSHSGPRPNQAYFERNPHMRIFSPISKYIAVGKEDDQIESPCKCANTKITDKLNSSAKLRRERELTEWNRQHRQSSDPLMMCEAFTPLRYPAGGVTVQPLKSTRLHGLRLHVAIADFLPEDQQLRIVLRCKNLKGVLVVFKHEGNSSVGVSGNDSTEMIITANKNGLHALNTVLANLNYKSTVYDINTRDIIYITMLNFDIAVHVHIKKPAVPTLYDPGPSGDINSLVTIITKTFERYGSVKTLISSIHKFYPKMTIIVADDSEVPEKINIPNVKHYIMPFAEGWFAGRNLALSQVRTKYFVWVDDDFVFTKGTHLENFLEKFKHPNLTIDVVGGTFGDANGKRRTNTDCLGCRTLEVTNNYENDDGDCLVLSNKKYHAVKEFPECFYADGTDNFFMARTSTTRSVGFDPVYNRMGHIEFHIDGLGKLRMMGSDVVAATESSTPQGSSNVSIECVMKLRLFVI; this comes from the exons ATGGGGACTGTAGCGTTTCGTACAACGTGGCTTATTCTACTTTTATTTGGTATAATTGGTATTGTCGTCACGGTTTGGTATACCACCATTGAAGACATGGAATGGAGAATTCTGAAAAACAGCCACTCTGGACCTCGACCAAATCAAGCATATTTCGAAAGAAACCCACACATGAGAATTTTTTCACCGATTTCTAAATATATTGCTGTTGGAAAAGAAGACGATCAGATTGAGTCACCATGCAAATGTGCGAACACGAAGATTACAGACAAGTTGAATTCTTCGGCAAAACTACGGCGAGAACGTGAATTGACAGAGTGGAATAGACAGCATAGGCAATCCAGCGATCCGTTGATGATGTGTGAAGCCTTTACACCACTACGATATCCTGCAGGTGGTGTTACCGTTCAACCACTCAAGTCAACACGTCTACATGGTCTACGATTACACGTCGCTATCGCTGATTTCCTACCTGAAGATCAACAGCTTCGGATTGTGCTAAGATGTAAAAATTTGAAGGGAGTGTTAGTTGTATTCAAACATGAGGGTAATTCGAGTGTGGGAGTTAGTGGAAATGACTCTACCGAAATGATTATCACAGCTAACAAGAATGGACTACACGCTCTCAATACAGTTTTGGCAAATTTAAACTATAAAAGCACAGTTTATGATATCAATACAAGAGATATAATCTATATCACAatgttaaattttgatatcGCTGTTCACGTTCACATAAAAAAACCGGCAGTACCAACGTTGTACGACCCAGGACCTTCCGGTGATATCAACTCATTGGTAACTATTATCACTAAAACGTTTGAACGGTATGGTTCAGTCAAAACACTAATTTCTAGCATACATAAATTTTATCCAAAGATGACCATCATTGTCGCCGACGATTCCGAGGTTCCTGAAAAAATTAACATTCCTAATGTAAAGCATTACATTATGCCTTTTGCAGAAGGATGGTTTGCTGGTAGAAATTTAGCACTCAGTCAGGTAAGAACCAAGTACTTTGTTTGGGTAGATGACGACTTTGTGTTCACTAAAGGAACTCACCTTGAAAATTTCCTCGAAAAATTCAAACATCCAAACTTGACAATTGACGTTGTCGGTGGGACGTTTGGAGATGCGAACGGTAAACGCCGAACGAACACAGATTGCTTAGGTTGTCGTACACTTGAAGTTACTAATAACTATGAAAATGATGACGGAGACTGTTTGGTTCTCAGTAACAAGAAATACCATGCTGTAAAAGAATTTCCCGAATGTTTCTACGCTGATGGCACAGATAATTTTTTCATGGCTCGAACCAGTACAACCAGGAGCGTTGGTTTTGACCCAGTTTACAACAGAATGGGACACATTGAATTCCACATCGATGGATTGGGAAAACTGCGTATGATGGGAT CTGATGTAGTAGCAGCAACGGAATCCTCAACACCTCAAGGTAGCAGCAATGTCAGCATAGAGTGCGTCATGAAGTTGAGATTGTTTGTCATATGA